The genomic interval CGCTGCTTCCTGATTTCCTGTGCGGACTCGCCCCGCGCCCCCCGCCCCCCGCCCCCCGCCAATGCCATCGTCACTTCTACCGCGACCAGGCCGCGGTCTATGATCGGCCGCCGATACTCTCGACGCAGTTGCGCACCGGTCAGCGTTTGCTCGTTACCGTCTAGGTCAATGGCAGTGACGCTGGAGAGTACGTCGCCCAGAGAACGTCCGAGCGCGCCGGCATTAGTGCGAAGTCCGCCCCCGACCGTTCCCGGGATACCGGCGAGAAACTCAGCCCCGACAAGGCCTTCACGCTCAGCGATGGTCGCCACCTCGTCAAGGTTAGCACCAGCGCCGCAGACCAAGGATAGGGGTTGGGGATTAGGGTCTGGGGATTGGGGTTCGGACCCTAGCCCCTCGCCCCTAGCCCCTGGCCCCTTCATCTTTGCCAGCTCGCCGCCGAGCGTTATCACAACCCCGCGCAGGCCCTGATCGGACACGAGCACGTTGGACCCCCGGCCCAGCAGCCACATCCGGACTCCGGTATCGCGGCACACCTGAACCACACGCGCGAGCGCCTGCCGGTCGTCAACGCGGACCCATGCGTCGGCCAGGCCGCCGATGCGGAAGCTCGTGTGCTGAGCCAGCGGCTCAGCGAACTTGAGCTCCGCCGCGCAGCCGGCT from bacterium carries:
- the murB gene encoding UDP-N-acetylmuramate dehydrogenase; its protein translation is MLDWRRNLGEALAGCAAELKFAEPLAQHTSFRIGGLADAWVRVDDRQALARVVQVCRDTGVRMWLLGRGSNVLVSDQGLRGVVITLGGELAKMKGPGARGEGLGSEPQSPDPNPQPLSLVCGAGANLDEVATIAEREGLVGAEFLAGIPGTVGGGLRTNAGALGRSLGDVLSSVTAIDLDGNEQTLTGAQLRREYRRPIIDRGLVAVEVTMALAGGGGRGARGESAQEIRKQRWEKHPKEPSAGSFFRNPETGDGGRVPAGKLIEECGLKGKTVGGAKVSEKHANFLVNTGKARFADVYELAQIVKATVEERTGILLEEEVQYLPGPGETRIQNSELRMQNSQNKTGVANGR